A single region of the Mechercharimyces sp. CAU 1602 genome encodes:
- a CDS encoding DinB family protein, whose translation MSAVLQGLMMEIKHEAKATRTLIERIPTDKLSWKPHERSSSLGELSMHMASLLGGFSLICKKNKVQVSELPPPETPSKTEELLAEFDQGLEKLLGMLAEMSQEEALEEWSLLDGERVIFTAPRIGVIRSMMCNHLYHHRGQVTVYLRLLDVPLPSIYGPTADENPFVKQ comes from the coding sequence ATGAGCGCTGTTTTACAAGGGTTAATGATGGAGATTAAGCACGAAGCAAAAGCAACCCGCACACTGATTGAACGCATACCCACAGACAAGCTTTCCTGGAAGCCACACGAGCGTTCTTCTTCATTAGGTGAATTATCGATGCACATGGCCAGCCTATTAGGAGGGTTTTCTCTCATCTGTAAGAAAAATAAGGTGCAGGTAAGTGAACTTCCTCCTCCAGAAACACCTTCAAAGACAGAGGAATTGTTAGCTGAGTTTGATCAAGGATTGGAGAAGCTTTTAGGGATGCTCGCAGAGATGAGTCAGGAGGAAGCACTAGAGGAGTGGAGCTTGCTAGATGGTGAGCGCGTGATCTTTACCGCCCCACGTATTGGTGTGATCCGTTCGATGATGTGTAATCATCTCTATCACCATCGTGGTCAAGTGACCGTATATTTACGATTGCTCGATGTTCCGCTCCCTTCTATTTATGGACCTACTGCGGATGAGAATCCATTTGTTAAGCAGTAA
- a CDS encoding purine-nucleoside phosphorylase — MENRMMKIDEARAYIASKISAAPEIGMILGSGLGVLADEITDAVHIPYDEIPHFPVSTVEGHAGQLVIGTLEGKQVAAMQGRFHYYEGYSQQEVVFPVYVMKALGVKTLVATNAAGGMNKDFQAGDLMLIEDHLNMTGSNPLIGRNEDELGPRFPDMSTAYCADLRELAKKVAAEQGTTVQEGVYAGISGPNYLSPAELVMLRNLGGDAVGMSTVPEVIAARHTGLTVLGISCITDMAIGEELEPLTHEQVMAVADRTRPRFIQLVKGIVSEVKQ, encoded by the coding sequence ATGGAGAACCGTATGATGAAGATTGATGAGGCACGTGCCTATATTGCGAGTAAAATTAGCGCAGCACCGGAGATTGGTATGATTCTTGGCTCCGGACTGGGCGTCTTAGCAGATGAAATTACAGATGCTGTTCATATTCCTTATGATGAGATTCCTCATTTCCCTGTTTCTACAGTGGAAGGGCATGCTGGACAGTTAGTGATTGGTACTTTAGAAGGGAAGCAAGTGGCTGCTATGCAGGGGCGTTTCCACTATTACGAAGGTTATAGCCAACAAGAAGTTGTCTTTCCGGTGTATGTGATGAAAGCACTCGGTGTGAAAACCTTAGTGGCAACGAATGCAGCCGGCGGAATGAATAAAGATTTCCAAGCAGGGGATCTGATGTTGATTGAAGATCATCTAAATATGACAGGGAGCAATCCATTGATCGGTCGCAATGAAGATGAACTAGGCCCTCGCTTCCCCGATATGTCTACAGCTTACTGTGCCGATTTGCGTGAACTAGCGAAAAAAGTTGCGGCAGAGCAAGGAACAACGGTACAGGAAGGTGTTTATGCAGGAATCAGCGGCCCTAACTATTTATCACCAGCAGAATTGGTGATGCTGCGTAATCTTGGTGGCGATGCTGTCGGTATGTCCACGGTTCCTGAAGTGATTGCAGCCCGTCATACCGGCTTAACCGTGTTGGGCATCTCATGTATCACCGATATGGCGATTGGAGAAGAATTGGAGCCTCTTACTCATGAACAAGTAATGGCAGTGGCTGATCGGACACGCCCTCGTTTTATTCAACTGGTAAAGGGGATTGTGTCTGAGGTGAAGCAGTAA
- a CDS encoding pyrimidine-nucleoside phosphorylase, translating to MGMVDWIRKKRDGQELTTAEIEQLVAGYTEGRIPDYQVSAWAMAVYFQGMSARETADLTMAIVKSGAQVDLSAIHGKKVDKHSTGGVGDTTTLVLGPLVAACGVPVSKLSGRGLGHTGGTIDKLEAIPGFSTEMGNADFSKRVNEISIALAGQSKDLTPADKQLYALRDVTATVDSIPLIASSIMSKKIASGADSIVLDVKYGQGAFMKNEEDAVQLAQAMVAIGDQVGRETVALISNMNQPLGQAIGNALEVQEAIDTLRGRGPQDLTELCLALGAHMVSLAKDIPATEARQQLQAKLTDGTALEKFRQFVVSQGGDAAVIDDATVLPQAPYRIPVIAEQAGYISSLQAEEVGLCAMQLGAGRETKESVIDLSVGVLLHKKVGDAVEMGEEVATLYANEQSKAEQVRARLLQAISISSEMVEPPALIHSVITKDGIQYLA from the coding sequence ATGGGAATGGTAGACTGGATTCGCAAGAAGCGTGATGGTCAGGAGTTGACCACAGCAGAGATTGAACAACTTGTAGCGGGGTACACGGAAGGTCGTATTCCTGACTATCAGGTGTCCGCCTGGGCGATGGCAGTCTATTTCCAAGGAATGAGCGCTCGAGAAACGGCTGATTTGACCATGGCAATCGTAAAATCAGGTGCTCAAGTCGATTTGTCAGCGATTCATGGAAAGAAAGTGGACAAACATAGTACAGGTGGGGTAGGAGACACTACGACGCTCGTACTCGGACCCTTGGTAGCTGCATGCGGAGTGCCCGTTTCTAAGCTTTCAGGCAGAGGATTGGGGCATACGGGTGGTACGATTGATAAGTTGGAAGCAATCCCTGGATTTTCAACTGAGATGGGTAACGCGGACTTTAGTAAGCGTGTCAACGAGATCAGTATAGCGTTAGCTGGACAATCTAAAGATCTCACTCCAGCGGATAAACAGCTGTATGCTTTACGTGATGTAACAGCAACGGTAGATTCGATCCCGCTGATCGCCAGTTCCATCATGAGCAAAAAGATTGCTTCCGGTGCGGATAGTATTGTGCTCGATGTGAAGTATGGTCAGGGCGCTTTTATGAAGAACGAAGAAGATGCGGTCCAATTGGCACAAGCGATGGTGGCTATCGGAGATCAGGTCGGACGCGAAACGGTTGCATTGATCAGTAATATGAATCAACCCCTTGGACAAGCCATAGGCAATGCTTTAGAAGTACAAGAGGCGATTGATACTCTGCGTGGGCGTGGTCCGCAAGACCTGACAGAGTTGTGTTTAGCTCTAGGAGCGCATATGGTTTCCTTGGCAAAAGATATACCGGCAACGGAAGCGCGGCAACAGTTACAAGCCAAACTAACAGATGGGACAGCGCTAGAAAAGTTTCGTCAGTTTGTTGTGAGCCAAGGAGGAGATGCGGCGGTTATTGATGATGCGACAGTTTTGCCACAAGCCCCGTATCGCATCCCTGTAATTGCAGAGCAGGCGGGCTACATCTCTAGTCTTCAGGCAGAAGAAGTGGGGTTGTGCGCGATGCAATTAGGGGCAGGGCGTGAGACTAAGGAGTCTGTGATCGACTTGTCGGTCGGGGTGTTGTTACACAAAAAAGTTGGGGATGCAGTAGAGATGGGCGAAGAAGTGGCTACATTGTACGCAAATGAGCAAAGCAAGGCAGAGCAAGTGCGAGCACGTCTTTTACAAGCGATTTCGATCTCGTCAGAAATGGTGGAGCCACCTGCACTCATTCACTCTGTTATCACAAAAGATGGTATTCAATATTTAGCTTAA